A region from the Geotrypetes seraphini chromosome 10, aGeoSer1.1, whole genome shotgun sequence genome encodes:
- the PDC gene encoding phosducin codes for MEDHDSHSMDEGSNFEGSATNTGPKGVINDWRKFKLESEDQETVPPNKKELLRQMSSPYKPSGADHKNTREKLSRKMSTQEYELTHDKEDEHCLQKYRKQCMQDMHQRLSFEPKYGDLCELKSGEEFLEVIAKEQKSTSIIVHIYEDGIKGCDTLNNCLACLALEYPSVKFCKIKASETGANDHFSKDVLPTVLVYKNGELISNFISVTEKFNEEFCAVDVESHLNAYGLLPEKERLAYRQGK; via the exons ATGGAAGATCATGATAGTCACAGTATGGATGAGGGAAGCAATTTTGAAGGTTCAGCTACGAATACAG GACCAAAAGGAGTGATCAATGACTGGAGAAAATTTAAATTAGAAAGTGAAGACCAGGAAACAGTACCTCCAAACAAGAAAGAGCTTCTTAGACAAATGTCATCTCCATATAAACCTTCAGGCGCAGATCATAAGAACACTAGAGAGAAATTGAGCCGCAAG ATGAGTACACAAGAATACGAGTTGACTCATGACAAAGAGGATGAACACTGCCTACAAAAATACCGCAAGCAATGTATGCAAgacatgcaccagaggttgaGCTTTGAGCCCAAATATGGAGACCTGTGTGAGCTTAAGAGTGGTGAAGAGTTTTTAGAAGTCATTGCCAAAGAACAGAAGAGCACCTCCATCATTGTTCATATCTATGAGGATGGCATAAAAGGATGCGACACGCTGAATAACTGCCTGGCCTGCCTTGCGCTAGAATATCCTTCAGTGAAATTCTGTAAAATAAAGGCATCTGAAACGGGGGCGAACGATCACTTTTCAAAAGATGTACTCCCGACTGTATTAGTTTATAAAAATGGGGAGCTGATAAGTAACTTTATTAGTGTTACGGAAAAGTTTAATGAGGAATTTTGTGCTGTGGATGTGGAATCCCACTTAAATGCATATGGTCTACTACCTGAGAAAGAAAGGTTAGCATACAGGCAGGGCAAATAG